A single Chryseobacterium sp. DNA region contains:
- the metH gene encoding methionine synthase: protein MKYLRLSGLEPLIITPESNFINVGERTNVAGSKKFLRLIKEEKFSEALDIARHQVEGGAQILDVNFDDGLIDGKASMIKFLNLIASEPDIARIPIMVDSSKWEILEAGLQVAQGKCVVNSISLKEGEQEFIKHAKAIKRYGAAVIVMAFDEVGQADSLERRIEISKRSYDILVNQIGFPAEDIIFDLNIFPVATGMDEHRKNAIDFIEATRWVRQNLPYASVSGGVSNVSFSFRGNDTVREAMHSVFLYHAIQAGMNIGIVNPAMLEVYDEINKELLERVEDVILDRREDATERLLDYSEKHKSVKKEKTEDLEWRNNPLQERITYALVKGIDRFIEEDVEEARQLAAKPLHVIEVNLMTGMGVVGDLFGSGKMFLPQVVKSARVMKKAVAYLQPYIEAEKDGSKPANGKILMATVKGDVHDIGKNIVSVVLGCNNYEIVDLGVMVPAEKIIQTAIEEKVDVIGLSGLITPSLDEMVYIASELERQNLDFPLLIGGATTSKAHTAVKIDLKYKNAVVHVNDASRAVNVVSSLLGDRNKEYVSDLKNDYSDFREKFLNRQVDKDYVSIQEARENHFTIDWENEEIFTPNNVGIKVIEDQDLNELVPFIDWSPFFRSWDLHGKYPNILEDEVVGVQAKELFKDAQVILKRILDEKLLTAKAIFGIFKANSNESDDILILDENNNEQAKFLTLRQQAQRSKGKEYLALSDFIAPQNSGKTDYMGAFCVTTGFGTDELSGEYEKAHDDYNSIMVKALADRFAEAYAEFLHKKVRTEYWGYANQESLSNEELIAEKYKGVRPAPGYPACPDHLEKKTIWDLLKVEENIGVYLTESLAMFPTASVSGYYFGSPHAKYFGLGKITEDQLKDYAARRGCSLQEARKWLSPNLAD from the coding sequence ATGAAATATTTAAGATTATCAGGCCTTGAGCCTCTTATCATAACACCGGAGAGTAATTTCATCAACGTTGGTGAAAGAACCAATGTTGCCGGCTCCAAAAAATTTTTAAGACTAATTAAAGAGGAAAAATTCTCTGAAGCATTAGATATTGCCCGCCATCAGGTAGAAGGAGGTGCTCAGATTCTGGATGTCAACTTCGACGACGGACTGATTGACGGAAAAGCGTCCATGATCAAATTTCTGAACTTAATTGCTTCCGAACCCGATATCGCAAGAATTCCCATTATGGTCGATTCTTCCAAATGGGAGATCCTTGAAGCGGGTCTTCAGGTAGCACAAGGGAAATGTGTGGTGAATTCTATCAGCCTAAAAGAAGGAGAACAGGAGTTTATCAAACATGCAAAAGCGATCAAGAGATATGGAGCAGCAGTGATCGTCATGGCATTTGATGAGGTAGGGCAGGCTGACAGTCTTGAACGAAGAATCGAAATTTCAAAACGGTCTTATGATATTCTGGTCAACCAGATCGGATTCCCGGCAGAAGATATCATTTTCGACTTAAATATTTTCCCGGTTGCTACGGGGATGGATGAGCACAGAAAAAATGCCATCGACTTTATCGAGGCGACACGATGGGTAAGACAAAATCTTCCCTATGCCTCTGTAAGTGGGGGAGTAAGCAATGTTTCCTTTTCATTCCGTGGAAATGATACGGTAAGAGAAGCTATGCACTCTGTATTTCTTTATCATGCTATTCAGGCAGGGATGAATATTGGTATTGTAAACCCGGCAATGCTGGAGGTGTATGATGAAATCAATAAGGAACTGCTGGAACGGGTAGAGGATGTTATCCTGGATAGAAGAGAAGATGCTACGGAAAGGCTGCTTGATTATTCAGAAAAACATAAATCGGTAAAGAAAGAAAAAACCGAAGACTTAGAATGGAGAAATAATCCATTGCAGGAACGGATTACTTATGCATTGGTAAAAGGGATTGACCGTTTTATTGAAGAAGATGTGGAAGAAGCAAGGCAATTGGCTGCAAAACCGCTTCATGTCATTGAAGTTAATCTGATGACCGGAATGGGCGTGGTAGGAGACTTGTTCGGAAGTGGAAAAATGTTCCTGCCGCAGGTTGTAAAATCGGCAAGGGTAATGAAAAAGGCAGTTGCTTATTTACAGCCTTATATTGAAGCAGAAAAAGACGGTTCCAAGCCAGCCAACGGGAAGATCTTAATGGCTACCGTAAAAGGCGATGTTCATGATATCGGTAAAAATATTGTGAGCGTGGTTCTTGGCTGTAACAATTATGAGATCGTAGACCTTGGCGTAATGGTTCCTGCAGAAAAGATTATTCAGACTGCGATTGAAGAAAAAGTAGATGTGATTGGATTAAGCGGGTTGATTACCCCGAGTCTGGATGAAATGGTCTATATCGCTTCGGAGTTGGAAAGACAAAATTTAGATTTTCCTTTATTGATTGGTGGTGCAACGACTTCAAAAGCCCATACTGCAGTGAAAATCGATTTAAAATATAAAAATGCAGTCGTTCACGTCAATGATGCTTCCAGAGCTGTAAATGTGGTAAGTTCATTGCTGGGAGACCGAAACAAAGAATATGTGTCAGATTTAAAAAATGACTATTCGGATTTCAGAGAAAAGTTCCTGAACAGACAGGTGGATAAAGATTATGTATCCATTCAAGAAGCCCGAGAAAATCATTTTACAATAGATTGGGAAAATGAAGAGATCTTTACTCCGAATAATGTGGGGATTAAAGTGATCGAAGATCAGGATCTGAATGAACTTGTTCCGTTTATCGACTGGTCACCATTTTTCAGAAGCTGGGATTTACACGGAAAATATCCTAATATCTTGGAAGATGAGGTAGTAGGCGTTCAGGCTAAAGAATTATTCAAAGATGCCCAGGTTATTCTGAAGAGGATTTTGGATGAAAAGCTATTAACAGCCAAAGCTATTTTTGGGATTTTTAAAGCCAATTCCAATGAATCAGATGATATTCTGATCTTGGATGAGAATAATAATGAGCAGGCTAAATTTTTAACCTTAAGACAGCAGGCCCAAAGATCAAAAGGAAAAGAATATCTGGCCTTAAGTGATTTTATTGCCCCTCAAAACTCAGGGAAAACCGATTATATGGGAGCATTTTGTGTGACCACAGGCTTTGGAACAGATGAATTGTCCGGTGAATATGAAAAAGCCCATGATGATTACAACTCCATCATGGTAAAAGCATTGGCAGACCGTTTTGCTGAGGCCTATGCCGAATTTTTACATAAAAAAGTGAGAACGGAATACTGGGGATATGCCAATCAGGAAAGTTTAAGCAATGAAGAATTAATTGCTGAAAAGTACAAAGGAGTCCGCCCTGCTCCGGGCTATCCGGCTTGTCCTGACCATCTGGAAAAGAAAACCATTTGGGATCTTTTAAAAGTAGAGGAAAACATCGGAGTTTACCTGACGGAAAGTCTGGCGATGTTTCCTACAGCTTCCGTTTCCGGGTATTATTTCGGAAGTCCGCACGCCAAATATTTCGGCTTGGGAAAAATTACAGAAGACCAGCTTAAGGATTATGCTGCCAGAAGAGGGTGTAGCCTCCAGGAAGCGAGAAAATGGTTGTCACCAAATTTAGCAGATTAA